In the genome of Microthrixaceae bacterium, one region contains:
- a CDS encoding TetR/AcrR family transcriptional regulator, with amino-acid sequence MAPLAVATRERLLDEAERLFARGGVQGVTTRQITEAAEQRNASAVTYHFRSRQGLLLEILARRGGPIDDERGRLRAAAGVDPTVQDLVACLVRPYADLLVTEPGRSYLRIVAQLRGRFAAWRLESDAATTAHLATILDEIEQRPAAPGPIRRERVLALIILMTGSAAERARRLDAGEPVELDHPDYVENLIEMCTALVVTR; translated from the coding sequence GTGGCTCCCCTCGCCGTCGCCACCCGCGAACGCCTGCTCGACGAAGCCGAGCGCCTGTTCGCCCGAGGTGGCGTCCAAGGGGTGACCACCCGCCAGATCACCGAGGCCGCCGAACAACGCAACGCATCGGCGGTCACCTATCACTTCCGCTCTCGCCAGGGTCTCCTCTTGGAGATCCTGGCGAGGCGTGGTGGCCCCATCGATGACGAGCGGGGAAGACTTCGGGCCGCGGCGGGTGTCGACCCCACGGTCCAAGACCTGGTGGCCTGCCTGGTGCGGCCCTATGCCGACCTACTGGTCACCGAGCCGGGACGTTCCTACCTGAGGATCGTTGCCCAACTCCGCGGTCGGTTCGCGGCCTGGCGGCTCGAATCGGATGCCGCGACCACCGCTCACCTCGCCACCATCCTCGACGAGATCGAGCAGCGGCCCGCGGCACCAGGGCCCATCCGTCGGGAACGGGTGCTGGCCTTGATCATCTTGATGACCGGCAGTGCTGCCGAACGGGCTCGACGCCTAGACGCCGGGGAACCGGTGGAACTCGACCACCCTGACTACGTCGAGAACCTGATCGAGATGTGCACTGCGTTGGTCGTCACTCGGTAG